DNA sequence from the Phenylobacterium zucineum HLK1 genome:
ATGCGGGTGGCGCACGCTTTGCGCGCGCGTGACGGCGAGGAGTTCGCCAAGCCCGGCAATCTCGTTGAGGTCCGGTTCGTCAAAGGCCAGTCGCTGAGCCTGACGGCGTCGCGGCTCCTGGCCCTGATGATCCTGACAGCGGGCGGCGACGCCTGGCGGCCCGTGGCGCACAAGATGCGCAAATCCGACATCCGTCGCGGCCACAAGGGCAACGAGCGCATCGCCGACATGCTCGAGGAGCTTCATCGCACCCTCTTCGCCATCGATGATCTGTCCTGGCGGGGTCGTAAGGCGACGAAGCGCTTTCCGTTGATCCAGTCGTCACGCGAAGAGGTCGAGGAGGACGGGGGCGAGCGGGGTTGGATCGAATGGGAGTTCACCCCTGACGCGCGCCGGCTCATCAAGGAGTCGGAGACCTACGCGGTGTTGAACCGCCAGGCGGTGCTGGGCTTCCGTTCGACCTACGCCCTCAGGCTCTACGAGATGGGCGCCCTGCGGATCCATCGACGGCAGTCCACCTGGCGCGGGGACATGACCGCCTTGAGGGCCGCCTTCGGCATTGCGCCCGAACTCTACAAGGACTTCGCGCAGCTGCGGCGCAAGGTGCTGGAGCGCGCCAAGGCGGAGATCGACCAGCTCGCCCACTTCACCGTGGACTGGCGCGAGATCCGCCGCGGCCGGGCTGTCGTGGAGATCGAGTTCTTCTTCCTGCCGA
Encoded proteins:
- a CDS encoding replication initiation protein codes for the protein MRVAHALRARDGEEFAKPGNLVEVRFVKGQSLSLTASRLLALMILTAGGDAWRPVAHKMRKSDIRRGHKGNERIADMLEELHRTLFAIDDLSWRGRKATKRFPLIQSSREEVEEDGGERGWIEWEFTPDARRLIKESETYAVLNRQAVLGFRSTYALRLYEMGALRIHRRQSTWRGDMTALRAAFGIAPELYKDFAQLRRKVLERAKAEIDQLAHFTVDWREIRRGRAVVEIEFFFLPKDAPEQLATVAENERHSAGRRARREYAVEVVVPATALPEPAAVPARVKAPSPPASDGFPEGSIRWSKPFAEIARVHGGGWDLDLIAGAYREQMGERLTKLSGAKLVKSWTGFCQAFAARRGRP